In the Chryseobacterium sp. MYb264 genome, one interval contains:
- the bla-A gene encoding CGA/CIA family class A beta-lactamase — translation MKKLMFLFLFGSVFTFAQSPIDQKIISIIKEKKATVGVSVLGFENGFKYNKNGEKKLPMQSVFKFHIAAAVLDYVDKGKLSLDQQIPLNKSNLLENTWSPLRDKYPNGGVEVPLSEIIEQTVAFSDNNGCDILLKLIGGTKTVQNFMNSKKVKNFQIKFNEEQMHKDWNAQYQNYTTTSSAVQTLKKFYDGKLLSKKSTDYLMRIMLSTSTGLNKMVEQLPKGTPVARKTGASGKNKDGLTGAENEIGIVSLPNGKHYALAVFVSDSKEADTVNYKMISDISKVV, via the coding sequence ATGAAAAAGTTAATGTTCCTGTTTCTCTTTGGGTCTGTATTCACATTTGCCCAATCCCCTATTGATCAAAAGATCATCTCAATTATTAAAGAAAAGAAAGCAACGGTAGGTGTCTCGGTTTTGGGATTTGAAAATGGATTCAAATACAATAAAAACGGAGAAAAAAAACTTCCGATGCAAAGCGTTTTCAAATTCCACATTGCTGCAGCGGTTTTAGATTATGTAGATAAGGGAAAGCTTTCTTTGGATCAGCAAATCCCATTAAACAAATCCAATTTACTCGAAAATACCTGGTCGCCGCTTCGGGATAAATATCCCAACGGCGGCGTTGAAGTTCCTTTGAGTGAAATTATTGAGCAAACTGTAGCCTTTAGTGACAATAACGGATGCGATATTCTTCTCAAACTGATTGGCGGAACAAAAACGGTACAGAATTTTATGAATTCAAAGAAGGTAAAAAATTTCCAGATCAAATTTAATGAAGAGCAGATGCATAAGGACTGGAATGCACAATACCAGAATTACACCACCACAAGTTCTGCTGTTCAGACCTTAAAAAAATTCTATGATGGTAAGCTTCTTTCGAAAAAATCTACCGATTATCTGATGAGAATTATGTTATCCACCTCTACAGGTCTCAATAAAATGGTAGAACAGCTTCCTAAAGGAACGCCGGTCGCGAGAAAAACGGGAGCTTCAGGAAAAAATAAAGATGGATTGACCGGAGCTGAAAATGAAATAGGAATTGTAAGCCTGCCTAATGGAAAACACTATGCATTAGCCGTATTTGTAAGCGATTCCAAAGAAGCCGATACTGTAAATTACAAAATGATCTCTGATATTTCGAAAGTAGTCTGA
- the bla-A gene encoding CGA/CIA family class A beta-lactamase — MMKIGLFFVLMSTFTFAQNSTLDHKINSIVKGKKATVGVSVLGFENNFKYNKNGDKNLPTLSVFKFHIACAVLDLVDKGKFSLNQKYTLKESELLANTWSPIRKKYPKGDVTLSLDEIIDYTVSGSDNNGCDFLLKLIGGTQTVQKFIDSKGIKGFQIKVNENEMHKDWKNQYKNYSTTSSAVTLLKKFYEGKILSKKSTAYLYDIMLKTSTGTNKLKEQLPKGSIAHKTGSSGKYDSDLTVAENDMGIITLPDKKHYAIAVFINDSTEPEAINCKMISDISKTVYDYFNK, encoded by the coding sequence GTGATGAAAATAGGCTTATTTTTTGTTCTGATGTCAACCTTTACTTTTGCCCAGAATTCGACTCTGGATCACAAGATTAATTCTATTGTTAAGGGTAAAAAAGCTACGGTGGGAGTTTCTGTTTTAGGCTTTGAAAATAACTTTAAATACAATAAAAATGGTGATAAAAATCTGCCGACCTTAAGTGTTTTTAAGTTTCATATTGCCTGCGCTGTCCTGGATTTGGTGGACAAAGGAAAATTTTCACTCAATCAGAAATATACATTAAAAGAATCTGAATTATTAGCAAACACCTGGTCGCCCATCAGAAAGAAATATCCAAAAGGAGACGTAACCCTGAGTTTAGATGAAATTATCGACTATACCGTAAGTGGGAGTGATAATAACGGCTGCGACTTTTTATTAAAATTAATTGGAGGCACGCAAACCGTTCAAAAATTCATCGATTCTAAAGGGATAAAAGGTTTTCAGATCAAAGTGAATGAAAATGAAATGCATAAAGACTGGAAAAATCAGTATAAAAACTACAGTACCACAAGCTCTGCCGTTACTTTACTTAAAAAATTCTATGAAGGAAAAATACTTTCCAAAAAATCGACCGCATATCTTTACGATATTATGCTGAAGACTTCCACCGGAACCAATAAATTGAAAGAGCAGTTGCCAAAAGGCAGTATTGCCCATAAAACGGGATCTTCCGGAAAATATGATAGTGATTTAACGGTGGCTGAAAATGACATGGGAATTATCACTTTACCCGATAAAAAACATTATGCCATTGCTGTATTCATCAACGATTCCACAGAACCGGAAGCTATAAACTGCAAAATGATTTCAGACATTTCAAAGACGGTTTATGACTATTTTAATAAGTAA
- a CDS encoding 3-hydroxybutyryl-CoA dehydrogenase: MKNIVVIGAGTMGNGIAHTFAQSGFKVNLVDVSQEALDRGLKTITTNLDRIIAKGNLTEEQKAETLGNITTFTALKDAVGSADLVVEAATENQELKLKIFAQMDELAPENCILATNTSSISITKIAAATKRADKVIGMHFMNPVPIMKLVEIIKGYSTSKETFDSIYEMSKTLGKVPVEVNDYPGFVANRILMPMINESIETLYNGVAGVEEIDTVMKLGMAHPMGPLQLADFIGLDVCLAILNVMYDGFKNPKYAPNPLLVNMVMAGKLGVKSGEGFYDYSESKKAEKVATMFSK, translated from the coding sequence ATCAAAAACATTGTAGTTATCGGAGCCGGAACCATGGGAAATGGTATCGCACATACTTTTGCACAAAGCGGCTTTAAAGTAAACTTGGTAGATGTATCCCAAGAGGCTTTAGACAGAGGCCTGAAAACCATTACTACGAATCTTGACAGAATCATTGCAAAGGGTAACCTTACTGAAGAACAAAAAGCAGAAACTTTAGGAAATATCACCACTTTCACGGCTTTAAAAGATGCTGTAGGATCCGCGGATCTTGTTGTGGAAGCAGCTACCGAAAATCAGGAATTGAAGTTAAAAATTTTCGCTCAGATGGACGAATTGGCGCCTGAAAACTGTATTTTAGCTACTAATACGTCATCAATTTCTATTACAAAAATTGCTGCTGCTACTAAAAGAGCTGATAAAGTGATTGGAATGCACTTTATGAATCCCGTTCCAATCATGAAATTGGTTGAAATTATTAAGGGATATTCTACATCTAAAGAAACTTTTGACAGCATTTACGAAATGAGCAAAACATTAGGTAAAGTTCCTGTAGAAGTTAATGATTATCCGGGATTCGTGGCGAACAGAATTTTAATGCCAATGATTAATGAGTCTATAGAAACCCTATACAACGGTGTAGCGGGCGTTGAAGAGATTGATACGGTAATGAAGTTGGGAATGGCTCACCCGATGGGACCTCTTCAATTGGCAGATTTTATCGGTCTTGATGTTTGTTTAGCGATCCTAAACGTAATGTATGACGGTTTCAAAAATCCTAAATATGCACCCAACCCATTATTGGTAAACATGGTAATGGCAGGGAAATTGGGCGTAAAATCGGGTGAAGGTTTCTACGATTATTCTGAAAGTAAAAAAGCGGAAAAAGTGGCAACAATGTTTTCAAAATAA
- a CDS encoding META domain-containing protein — translation MKNLFLSIGAAVILASCGTMTSASASKVGKAQPSLSNTKWTLADNVKGKVPSLNIEGEKINGNAGCNNYFGTAKVDPSSGNFSAGALGSTKMACDNMSVEKNFMDMVGKANKYVVSGNTLELYKDNLLLLKFNKAE, via the coding sequence ATGAAAAATCTTTTTTTAAGTATAGGTGCGGCTGTAATCTTAGCATCTTGTGGGACAATGACAAGTGCATCCGCTTCAAAGGTTGGTAAAGCTCAGCCCTCATTATCCAATACAAAATGGACTTTGGCTGACAATGTAAAAGGTAAAGTTCCGTCACTTAATATTGAAGGAGAAAAAATCAATGGAAATGCGGGCTGCAATAATTACTTCGGAACTGCAAAAGTAGACCCTTCAAGCGGTAATTTTTCTGCAGGTGCATTAGGATCAACGAAAATGGCTTGTGACAATATGAGTGTTGAGAAAAATTTCATGGATATGGTTGGTAAAGCCAATAAATATGTAGTTTCAGGAAATACATTGGAGCTGTACAAAGACAATCTTTTACTATTGAAATTCAATAAAGCAGAATAA
- the pheT gene encoding phenylalanine--tRNA ligase subunit beta translates to MKISNNWLKDFIKSELKTERIGEFLTDIGLEVEGIEKFESVKGSLEGIVVGKVLTCEKHPNADKLKKTTVDVGNGKVLNIVCGAPNVEAGQTVPVAVVGTKIYDKTGNFFEIKEAKIRSEISQGMICAEDELGLSDDHGGIMVLDEEKYEVGKNFADYFELSNDEVFEIGLTPNRTDAMSHYGVARDLYAFLSTNQQKSTFEKVSSVALNNEGSHDFTLEVEDAELTPRYIGAVIENVKVAESPAWLKDRLKAIGLSPINNVVDITNYILHGFGQPLHAFDADKIADKKVKVGTVKEGTKFTTLDGIERTLNGSEIMIKDGKDNPMCIAGVFGGAHSGVSNETKTIFLESAYFNPVAVRKGAKFHGLNTDASFRFERGVDPNITRTAITHAIKLIQELAEGQLVGDLLEEYPKKLEDNYVIIRFSKIEQILGTKIHREKVKEILKALEIQVLNEIQNGLEISVPAYRADVTREIDVIEEILRIYGYNKIDAPQKISFTPVKLSANDQDELENNWARTLQSLGFNEVMNNSLTSVKDETDAVKLLNPLSGDLAFMRKSLLEGLLQNAIYNINRKNQDIKFFEFGKIYHKREKYEERKQLAILVSGREVAENWLQPKSATSFYNLKAYVKVLLERLAIDYKEVALSDERFSDALAYEADGKALVRIGKVAPQLMKDFDIDQECFYAEIELEYAQELRSKNELKFKDIPKFNKIRRDLALLIDKNVNYQDLYQTAKKNKSPYIKNINLFDVYEGKNLPEGKKSYAMSFELLNEEKTLEEKEIASVMDSLIKSFEKEFGAELRG, encoded by the coding sequence ATGAAAATATCAAACAACTGGCTGAAAGACTTTATCAAATCGGAATTGAAAACTGAAAGAATCGGTGAATTCCTTACGGATATTGGTCTTGAAGTTGAAGGGATAGAAAAATTTGAAAGCGTAAAAGGAAGCTTGGAAGGAATTGTTGTAGGTAAGGTTTTAACTTGCGAAAAACATCCGAATGCAGACAAATTAAAGAAAACAACAGTAGATGTAGGAAACGGGAAAGTATTAAATATCGTTTGTGGAGCTCCGAATGTGGAAGCTGGTCAAACGGTTCCTGTAGCTGTTGTCGGAACTAAAATCTATGATAAAACCGGAAACTTTTTTGAAATAAAAGAAGCAAAGATCAGAAGTGAGATTTCTCAGGGGATGATTTGTGCAGAAGATGAGCTTGGTCTTAGCGATGATCACGGTGGTATTATGGTGTTGGATGAGGAAAAATATGAAGTGGGAAAAAATTTCGCAGATTATTTTGAATTGTCAAACGATGAGGTTTTTGAAATTGGTTTAACGCCAAATAGAACCGATGCGATGTCTCATTATGGTGTCGCAAGAGATTTGTATGCTTTTTTATCGACCAATCAGCAAAAATCTACTTTTGAAAAAGTGTCTTCTGTTGCTCTTAACAACGAAGGTTCTCACGATTTCACATTAGAAGTTGAAGATGCGGAGCTTACACCGAGATATATCGGAGCGGTTATTGAAAACGTAAAAGTGGCGGAGTCTCCGGCTTGGTTGAAAGACAGATTAAAAGCGATCGGATTAAGCCCTATCAACAACGTTGTAGATATTACCAACTATATTCTTCATGGTTTCGGACAGCCGCTTCATGCTTTTGATGCAGATAAAATTGCAGATAAAAAAGTGAAAGTAGGAACCGTAAAAGAAGGGACAAAATTCACAACGTTGGATGGAATTGAAAGAACATTGAATGGTTCTGAGATCATGATCAAAGACGGAAAAGATAACCCAATGTGTATTGCCGGAGTTTTCGGTGGCGCCCATTCCGGGGTTTCTAATGAAACAAAAACTATTTTCCTGGAAAGTGCTTATTTCAATCCGGTAGCGGTGAGAAAAGGAGCTAAATTCCATGGTTTAAATACAGATGCGTCTTTCAGATTTGAAAGAGGGGTGGATCCTAATATTACAAGAACGGCAATCACACATGCTATCAAATTGATTCAGGAATTGGCTGAAGGACAATTGGTTGGTGATTTGCTGGAAGAATATCCAAAGAAACTGGAAGATAATTATGTGATCATCAGATTCTCAAAAATCGAACAGATTTTAGGAACAAAAATTCACAGAGAGAAAGTAAAAGAAATTTTGAAAGCGCTAGAAATTCAGGTTTTAAACGAAATTCAGAATGGTCTGGAAATCTCAGTTCCGGCTTACAGAGCGGATGTTACAAGAGAAATCGACGTTATTGAAGAGATTCTAAGAATTTACGGATATAATAAAATTGATGCTCCGCAGAAAATTTCATTCACACCTGTAAAATTAAGTGCAAACGATCAGGACGAATTGGAAAATAACTGGGCAAGAACATTGCAAAGCTTAGGTTTCAATGAAGTGATGAATAACTCATTAACTTCTGTAAAAGATGAAACGGATGCTGTGAAATTGTTGAATCCTCTAAGTGGAGATTTAGCATTCATGAGAAAGTCTTTATTAGAAGGTCTTTTGCAAAATGCGATCTACAATATCAACAGAAAAAATCAGGATATTAAGTTTTTCGAATTTGGAAAAATTTACCATAAAAGAGAGAAATACGAGGAAAGAAAACAATTGGCAATCCTTGTTTCCGGTAGAGAAGTTGCTGAAAACTGGTTGCAGCCAAAATCTGCGACAAGTTTCTATAACTTAAAAGCTTATGTAAAAGTTTTATTGGAAAGATTAGCAATTGATTATAAAGAAGTTGCTTTGTCTGACGAAAGATTTTCTGACGCCTTGGCGTATGAAGCTGATGGTAAAGCTTTGGTAAGAATCGGAAAAGTGGCTCCTCAGTTAATGAAAGATTTTGATATCGATCAGGAATGTTTCTATGCTGAAATAGAGTTGGAATATGCTCAGGAATTGCGTTCTAAAAACGAATTGAAGTTCAAAGATATTCCTAAATTCAATAAGATCAGAAGAGATTTAGCGTTACTGATTGATAAGAATGTAAACTATCAGGATCTTTATCAGACAGCTAAAAAGAACAAATCTCCTTATATTAAAAATATCAACTTATTTGATGTTTATGAAGGAAAAAATCTTCCTGAAGGTAAGAAATCTTACGCCATGAGTTTTGAACTTCTAAATGAAGAAAAAACATTGGAAGAAAAAGAAATTGCTTCTGTAATGGATTCTTTAATCAAATCTTTTGAAAAAGAATTTGGTGCTGAATTAAGAGGATAA
- a CDS encoding LytR/AlgR family response regulator transcription factor, with the protein MRKITCLIADDEPMALQLIESYVLKTPFLELKAKCSSAVEAMRFCDEQSEIDLFFLDIQMPDLTGLEFSKMIPSRSKVIFTTAFEQYAIDGYKVNALDYLLKPFDYNEFLSAAHKARVHFESLQSVSPPKTEKKPDFIFVKSEYRQVKIDFSEVLYIEGLKDYVKIYLKDNPKPVLTLMSLKKLEEELPSEDFMRVHRSFIIGLNKIEAIERNHIVIGNQQIVIAPNYKKTLMDYIEGKSL; encoded by the coding sequence ATGAGAAAAATAACTTGTTTGATCGCTGATGACGAACCGATGGCTTTGCAATTAATTGAAAGCTATGTTTTGAAAACTCCTTTTCTGGAACTGAAAGCGAAATGCAGCAGTGCAGTGGAGGCAATGAGGTTTTGCGATGAACAAAGTGAAATAGACCTTTTTTTTCTTGATATTCAGATGCCGGATCTTACCGGACTGGAATTTTCAAAAATGATTCCGTCGAGAAGTAAAGTGATCTTCACGACAGCTTTCGAACAGTATGCAATCGACGGTTATAAGGTAAATGCGTTGGATTATCTTCTGAAACCTTTTGATTATAATGAGTTTCTCAGTGCGGCTCATAAAGCACGAGTTCATTTTGAATCTTTACAGTCGGTCTCGCCTCCAAAAACAGAAAAGAAGCCGGATTTTATCTTTGTGAAATCTGAATACCGACAGGTGAAAATAGATTTTTCAGAAGTGCTTTATATCGAAGGATTAAAGGATTATGTAAAAATTTACCTGAAAGATAATCCTAAACCAGTTTTAACGCTGATGAGCCTTAAAAAGTTGGAAGAAGAATTACCTTCTGAAGATTTTATGAGGGTTCACAGATCGTTTATCATTGGTTTGAATAAAATTGAAGCTATTGAGAGAAATCATATCGTGATCGGAAATCAGCAGATTGTTATTGCTCCCAATTATAAGAAAACCCTGATGGATTATATCGAAGGGAAAAGTCTCTAA
- a CDS encoding sensor histidine kinase, whose amino-acid sequence MINIKNKKLEISIHLLIWLVLFFLPAAFSLGSDGNWLELFKHFWMQLIFLAVIFYINYFFLINWLYTDKKFHFIAFNVVLIIVLIILKQQIFQLIDTPRPRGGGGRRPPDGFIYFMDFMTYLIPVAFSIAINSGQRMKQAEEMKREADNIKLKSELQHLKYQLQPHFFFNALNNIYSLIDFAPDKAKHSIHSLSKLMRHLLYKTDVEKITLSEEIDFLNKYIELMTLRLNDNTKVYTSFPPKIPNVEIAPLLFISVVENAFKHGVSATQHSDISFKMEINEDEEILFMASNSNFPKTDTDKSGSGIGVENLKKRLNLLYPEKYEFHSHLNNGMYIAEMKLKIK is encoded by the coding sequence ATGATTAATATTAAAAATAAAAAGCTGGAAATCAGTATTCATTTGCTGATATGGCTGGTTCTTTTCTTTCTTCCCGCAGCATTTTCGCTGGGGTCAGACGGAAATTGGCTGGAGCTTTTCAAGCACTTTTGGATGCAGTTGATTTTTTTAGCCGTTATCTTTTATATTAATTACTTTTTCCTGATCAATTGGCTGTATACCGATAAAAAATTTCATTTTATTGCTTTTAATGTGGTTTTAATTATCGTATTGATCATCTTAAAACAGCAGATTTTTCAGTTAATAGATACCCCAAGACCAAGAGGTGGAGGAGGCAGAAGACCGCCTGATGGATTTATTTATTTCATGGATTTTATGACCTATTTAATTCCTGTTGCCTTTTCAATTGCGATCAATTCCGGGCAGAGAATGAAGCAGGCCGAAGAAATGAAGCGTGAAGCTGATAATATTAAGTTGAAATCTGAACTTCAACACCTTAAATATCAATTACAGCCACATTTTTTCTTTAATGCATTAAACAATATTTATTCACTGATCGATTTTGCGCCTGATAAAGCAAAACATAGTATTCACAGTTTGAGTAAATTAATGCGACATTTGTTGTACAAAACAGATGTTGAGAAGATCACACTTTCTGAAGAAATTGATTTTTTGAATAAATATATTGAATTGATGACGCTTCGTCTGAATGATAATACGAAAGTCTACACCAGTTTTCCTCCGAAAATTCCAAATGTGGAAATTGCACCTTTGCTTTTTATTTCGGTAGTTGAAAATGCTTTTAAACATGGAGTTTCAGCAACACAACATTCAGATATCAGCTTTAAAATGGAAATTAATGAAGATGAAGAAATTCTTTTTATGGCTTCAAATTCCAATTTTCCTAAAACAGATACCGATAAAAGCGGTTCGGGAATCGGCGTTGAAAATCTGAAGAAAAGACTAAATTTACTGTATCCTGAAAAATATGAGTTCCATTCCCATCTCAATAACGGAATGTATATTGCGGAAATGAAACTGAAAATCAAGTAA
- a CDS encoding ABC transporter permease — MNFLNLLKIAWKAILLNKTRAMLTMLGIIIGVASVIAMLAIGEGSKESIKKNISSMGANLITVRPGAGMMGGVRSDPSAMQTLTLADYNALKTKTKLLKNISPLVNGSGQSIAGSNNWPTSIYGTSPEYLKIRDWSIEEGSMFTEDDVEAYAKVAVIGKTVQENLFPNENPIGKMIRFKNIPFKVIGVLREKGENTFGQDQDDIIIAPYTAVQKRILAQKYLQSIVASSLSEEDSEAAVNEIKTIMENQHKIKPDEDNDFNVSSQQEIISTFSSTSEMLTVLLVAIASISLIVGGIGIMNIMYVSVKERTKEIGLRMAIGAKGNDILMQFLIESVLISITGGILGVLIGLVATFCVKQFAGWPVSITMSSIVISFAVCTVTGVFFGWYPARKAAQADPINALRYE, encoded by the coding sequence ATGAACTTTTTAAATTTACTTAAAATAGCCTGGAAGGCCATTCTCCTTAATAAAACCCGCGCGATGCTTACCATGCTGGGAATTATTATTGGGGTAGCTTCCGTGATTGCGATGCTTGCCATAGGCGAAGGTTCCAAAGAAAGTATCAAGAAAAATATTTCGAGCATGGGTGCGAATTTAATTACAGTTCGCCCCGGCGCCGGAATGATGGGTGGTGTACGTTCGGATCCTTCTGCGATGCAAACATTGACATTGGCAGATTATAATGCTTTAAAAACAAAAACGAAGCTGCTTAAAAATATTTCTCCTTTGGTGAACGGAAGCGGGCAGAGTATTGCGGGTTCCAACAACTGGCCGACCTCAATTTATGGAACTTCTCCCGAATATTTAAAGATTCGTGATTGGTCTATAGAAGAAGGCTCTATGTTCACCGAAGATGATGTGGAAGCGTATGCAAAAGTGGCTGTGATCGGGAAAACGGTTCAGGAAAATCTGTTTCCAAATGAAAATCCGATCGGTAAAATGATCCGCTTTAAAAATATACCCTTCAAAGTGATCGGCGTGCTTCGTGAAAAAGGTGAAAATACATTCGGGCAGGATCAGGATGATATTATTATTGCACCTTACACGGCGGTTCAGAAGAGAATTTTAGCTCAAAAATATCTGCAGTCTATTGTGGCATCATCGCTGAGTGAAGAGGATTCTGAAGCGGCGGTCAACGAAATTAAAACCATTATGGAGAATCAGCACAAGATAAAACCTGATGAAGATAATGATTTCAATGTGTCGTCCCAACAGGAAATTATATCTACTTTCAGTTCAACGAGCGAAATGCTGACCGTTCTTTTGGTTGCGATTGCCAGTATTTCCCTGATTGTCGGTGGGATAGGAATTATGAATATCATGTATGTTTCTGTGAAAGAACGAACAAAAGAAATCGGTTTGAGAATGGCCATTGGCGCAAAAGGAAACGATATTCTGATGCAGTTTTTAATTGAATCGGTCTTAATAAGCATTACCGGTGGTATTCTGGGCGTTCTTATCGGCTTGGTGGCAACTTTTTGTGTAAAACAATTTGCGGGTTGGCCCGTTAGTATTACGATGAGCTCCATTGTGATTTCATTTGCAGTATGTACGGTTACGGGTGTCTTTTTTGGATGGTATCCGGCGAGAAAAGCAGCTCAGGCAGATCCTATTAATGCTCTGAGATACGAATAA
- a CDS encoding ABC transporter ATP-binding protein, which produces MKPIINIQNLKREFKMGDEIVHALKGINLTINEGEFVTIMGTSGSGKSTFLNILGCLDQPTSGTYELDGVSVKDLNKNQLADIRNQKIGFIFQSYNLLARTSALENVELPLLYNPKVSAEERRERAVKALKQVGLESRMYHIPSQLSGGQQQRVAIARALVNHPIILLADEATGNLDTRTSYEVMNLFQELNNEGITIGFVTHEDDIAKFSRRTVVLKDGNITEDQLVTNRLYAAEELAKLPPAE; this is translated from the coding sequence ATGAAACCGATCATCAACATACAAAACCTTAAACGAGAATTTAAAATGGGCGATGAGATCGTGCATGCGCTGAAGGGAATTAATTTAACGATCAATGAAGGAGAATTTGTAACGATCATGGGAACGAGTGGTTCCGGAAAGTCTACTTTTCTGAATATTTTAGGATGCCTCGATCAGCCGACTTCAGGAACTTATGAGCTAGATGGTGTTTCGGTTAAAGATTTAAATAAGAACCAGTTAGCCGATATCAGGAATCAGAAGATAGGATTTATTTTTCAGTCGTATAATTTACTGGCAAGAACGAGTGCTTTGGAAAATGTAGAACTTCCGTTGTTGTATAATCCGAAAGTTTCGGCAGAAGAAAGAAGAGAGCGAGCAGTGAAAGCTCTGAAACAGGTGGGTTTAGAAAGCAGAATGTATCATATTCCTAGTCAGTTATCGGGAGGTCAGCAACAGAGAGTTGCCATCGCCAGAGCATTGGTGAATCATCCGATTATTTTGCTGGCGGATGAGGCGACGGGAAATCTGGATACCAGAACATCGTATGAAGTGATGAATCTTTTTCAGGAACTGAACAATGAAGGAATCACCATTGGATTTGTTACGCACGAGGATGATATCGCCAAATTCAGCAGAAGAACGGTGGTTTTAAAAGATGGAAATATTACAGAAGACCAATTGGTCACCAACAGATTATATGCTGCTGAAGAGCTTGCCAAGCTTCCTCCTGCAGAATAA
- a CDS encoding efflux RND transporter periplasmic adaptor subunit codes for MNPKYKKYFKNSAITLIVVIAVVFAYRYFTQKEDPKISVQTVKMTKQNITTSVTATGTVEPVDQVDVGTQVSGIINHIYADYNSQVKKGQLLAELDKTNLQESVNNAMAQYNAALNELNYYQQNYNRQNSMFKAGVISKADYEQAAYQVKNSQQTVSQRQTALAQARTNLSYANIYAPIDGIILSREVEEGQTVAASMTTPTLFTIAKDITKMQVEANVDEADIGGVEVGQRVTFTVDAFPQEEFNGKVRQVRLAATTESNVVTYTVIIDADNSEQKLKPGLTATITIFTQELKNINTIPAGAISFSPDTETLQKYYLQNELNAKIPEIKVGKNKEKYVWIKNNDNTLSQKLVTVGINDGVNVQVKSGLEGNEQILTSLDEQQEVVANSQSENSPFMPKRPNSNNKKSGSSQGPPPGN; via the coding sequence ATGAATCCGAAATATAAAAAATACTTTAAAAATTCTGCTATTACATTAATTGTAGTGATTGCTGTGGTTTTTGCTTACAGATATTTTACCCAAAAAGAAGATCCGAAGATTTCTGTTCAGACAGTGAAAATGACCAAGCAGAACATTACCACTTCGGTAACGGCAACAGGAACTGTAGAACCTGTGGATCAGGTAGATGTGGGAACGCAGGTTTCGGGAATTATCAATCATATTTATGCAGATTATAATTCTCAGGTTAAAAAAGGACAGCTTTTGGCAGAACTTGATAAAACAAACCTCCAAGAGTCGGTAAATAACGCTATGGCCCAGTATAATGCAGCTTTGAATGAACTTAATTATTATCAGCAAAATTATAACCGCCAAAACAGTATGTTTAAAGCAGGCGTAATCAGCAAAGCAGATTATGAACAGGCAGCTTATCAGGTTAAAAATTCACAGCAAACGGTAAGTCAGCGACAGACCGCTTTGGCACAGGCAAGAACGAATTTAAGCTATGCCAATATCTACGCGCCGATAGACGGAATTATTTTAAGCCGTGAAGTGGAAGAAGGACAAACGGTAGCGGCAAGTATGACGACGCCAACATTGTTTACCATTGCCAAAGATATTACGAAAATGCAGGTGGAAGCCAATGTAGATGAGGCGGACATCGGTGGCGTGGAAGTCGGGCAACGTGTGACGTTTACCGTGGATGCTTTTCCGCAGGAGGAATTTAACGGAAAGGTTCGCCAGGTGAGATTGGCAGCAACTACGGAATCTAATGTGGTAACGTATACCGTGATTATAGATGCCGATAATTCTGAACAAAAATTAAAGCCCGGATTAACGGCAACGATCACCATTTTTACGCAGGAACTTAAAAATATCAATACCATTCCTGCAGGAGCAATTAGTTTTAGTCCAGATACTGAAACTTTACAGAAATATTATCTTCAAAACGAGCTGAATGCTAAAATTCCTGAAATTAAAGTCGGAAAGAACAAAGAAAAATATGTCTGGATTAAAAATAACGACAATACCTTATCTCAAAAATTAGTGACAGTCGGCATCAATGATGGTGTGAATGTTCAGGTGAAAAGTGGGTTAGAAGGAAATGAACAAATTTTAACTTCATTAGATGAACAACAGGAAGTGGTGGCGAACTCTCAATCGGAAAACAGTCCGTTTATGCCGAAAAGACCGAACAGTAATAATAAAAAATCAGGCTCAAGCCAAGGTCCGCCTCCGGGAAATTAA